From the genome of Camarhynchus parvulus chromosome 8, STF_HiC, whole genome shotgun sequence, one region includes:
- the ARPC5 gene encoding actin-related protein 2/3 complex subunit 5 produces MAKHTVSSARFRRVDVDEYDENKFVDEEDGGDGQAGPDEGEVDSCLRQGNMMAALQAALKNPPINTKNQAVKDRAESIVLKVLISFKANDIEKAVQSLDKNGVDLLMKYIYKGFESPSDNSSAVLLQWHEKALAAGGVGSIVRVLTARKTV; encoded by the exons aTGGCGAAGCACACGGTGTCCTCGGCGCGGTTCCGCCGGGTGGACGTGGACGAGTACGACGAGAACAAGTTCGTGGATGAGGAGGACGGGGGCGACGGGCAAGCGGGGCCTGATGAGGGCGAGGTGGACTCGTGCCTGCGACA AGGGAACATGATggctgcactgcaggcagctctgaagAACCCTCCCATCAACACAAAGAACCAGGCAGTGAAG GACCGTGCTGAGAGCATCGTGCTGAAGGTGCTCATCTCCTTCAAAGCCAACGACATCGAGAAGGCGGTGCAGTCGCTGGACAAGAACGGGGTGGACCTGCTCATGAAGTACATCTACAAGGGCTTTGAGAGCCCCTCTGacaacagcagtgctgtgctgctgcagtggcatGAGAAG GCGCTGGCTGCCGGCGGCGTTGGGTCCATCGTGCGTGTTCTGACTGCCAGGAAGACAGTGTGA